The Polyangium mundeleinium genome contains the following window.
GAGATTCCGACGTATCACCCTCCTCGACCTGGCCGGCGACGTCCTGCCCCGCCGACTCCTCGTTCACGAGGGCCGTCTCCGAGAGCTGCCCCTCGAGACCGGCGCGCTGCCCCTCTTCGACCTTCTCCTCGCGCGCAGCCTGGCCGCCTTCCAGACTTCCGCCGAACGCCGGCTGCTCGATTTGCGTCCCGCCTGCCACGACCCGCGCGGCCTTGCCCAGCCCGCCCTCGAATTGGCTGCCCTGCCCGATCATGCCCCGTCCCTTCGAGATCGCGGGGAACTCCGCCTGACCGCCGAGATGCCCCTTCGTGATGCCGCCCTTCTCCAGGTTGGCCGCCGCGTCGTCTGTATCCTCGCTGAGATCCCCGTACTCGGCCGCGCAACCCGTCAGCCATACGCCAGCCGACGCGGACAGGATCAACGCAAAGACCTTCGACGTGTTCTTCATACGAAACCTCCCCCTGTTTCCTCTTCGCTTCGGTGAGGTCTTTCCTCCGTGGGCCGAAAAGCAGCGATGTGCTCGGTTGCCGCGAAGGTCTGACCACGACCCATTTCATTCGGCCCGGGCGTCGAAACGTCGAGCGGTCCGGCGATGGAACATGCCCCGAGCATGCGTCGACTTGCAGGAGAAATCCTAGGGGCGGGCCCCCTACGGGCCGTGCCGAGGCCCATGCGCGCCGCGCGGGTCCCGTTTTCAGGGCCGCGCGGCGCAACGCGGAGAGAAGCTCAAAATACCTGATTCGAGAAGCGGAAGAGCAGCATCTTCGGCGCGGCGCCCTCCGGATCGAGCACGATGACCCCATCCTCGGCCGCGCTGTTGCGGTGCACCTTGTGCGCGCTCGCCCCGCCCGAGCTGTGGGCATAAACGCTGATCTTCTCGCCGAGCGGGATCACGTCCGCGATCATGTCCGATAACGTGGGCATGTCGTACGGCGCGAATGCCTCCGCCTGCACCCCGAGGTCGTTCACATAATCGAGGGAGAGGTCGGGGTGCCAGCCTTCTGCCCACGCCGGGCCGGGCAACGCGTGCGACGTCTCCAGGTACCGCACATTCGGATCCCCGAAGCTCGATAGCACGTTCACCACCATCCGATACGCCTTGCCGTCCATGACCACCTGCACGACCACGTGATCGTCGTTCGGCATCGCGCATTGCGTATCGGTCGGCTTCACGATGGCGAGCACCGTTCCATCGGCGCGCCCGAAGGCGCTCGTGAGCGCGTCGCCGAACGTGTCGGCGCAATCTTTCGCCTTGTCCACGGTCCCGCCGCCGGAGCCGCCGGCGCCGCCCATCCCGCCGCCGCCGTCACCCCCGCTGCCGCCGGCGCCGCCCGTGCCCGTGCTCGACGCGCTCGCCCCGGCCGTGCCGCCCGTCCCGCCGCTTTCTCCACACCCGCCGAGCGCGACGCTGAGAAGCGCCACGCTCACCCCATACCGCATCGTCCGCGATCCCATGACCTGTCCTTTTTTATTGACAGGGCCGCGGCTTTATGCGGTGCGCTCTTTGCTAGAGCGCCATCACCTTGCTGTAGTGCTCGGCGATCGCCGTGGCCCCGAGCCGTGAGAAGAAGGACGAGTAACACATCCAGATCGCGAGCCCGTTCATGTCGTCGAAGAGCGGCGGCAGGTACGGCGGAGGCTTCACGATCCCGTCGGTGACGTGGGCGTAGAGCACCGGCACGTCCTCGTGCGCCACTTTCCCCACGAACAAGAACGGGATCAGCGCGGCCTTGTCCTGCTGGATCGCGGCCCGCATGAACGCGTAGTTCAAAACGATCCCCTTGCAGTAACAGGCGTCCTTCGTGAACGGCCCGCCGCCTTCGAGCAGCCCGCCGCGGAAGACCCGGCGCGCGTTCTGGAAGCACTCGTCTTCCTCGTAGCCCTCGGTCCGGTACCACTCGAACACGTCGAGGAAGCTCGCGCCGTCCTCGGCCTTGTCCACCGCGAGGATCCGATCGTTCAGCTTCTTCGCGCGCCGCGGCGAGGATCGGAACGTGAAGATCTCGACGAGCGCCGCGAGCCCCTCCTGCACCGCCGTCGTGCGCGGCGGCCCCTTGCCGAGCCAGCGCGCCACGGGCTGCGCCTGACCGTTCAGGTTCGTCGCCACGTGCACCCAGCCCTCGTGCGCCTCGAGGATGTCGATGTCCCGCGTCGAGAACGTCGCCCCGCTCCGGATCTTCACGTAGTCGCTGCCCGCCGCCGCGTCCGCGAGGATCGAGTCGTCCACCTGCACGCGGATCGCCGCGCTCCCGAAGAACCGATCGAAGCGCGCGTTCAGCTCCATCGCCGCCATCTCGGCCGTGATCTCCCGCCGCTCCGGCGGACCGAGCTTCTCGCCGCCGATCGCCGTGAGCACGTCGTAGAGCACGATCCCCATGTCGCGCACGCTCGTCTGACCGTCGGGCAGCTTGTCCTTCGGCGACCCGTAGAGCACCCGCGACATCTTGTAGAAATCGCGCTTCCCGCGCGCCTTGAGCATCCGCACGACGTCGCGGTACTCCGCCGCCGTTTGCCGCAGGATGTTCCCGAGCCGATCGTTCTTCCCGAGCTCGCGCTCCGCGTCGCGCAGGATCTCCTCGAGCTCGGCGATCTTCGCGTCCGCGTCGAAGCCCAGGTCCGACGCGTATGTCACCTTCGGCAGATCCCGCTGCTTACCGCGGAGGAACTGCTCCTCCACCACCGACTCCCAGCGCAGCGCCTGCAGGATCCGGATCGGCCGCTGCGCCTCCAGCACGCGCTGCGAGAGCTTCGCCAGGATCTCCTTGTACGAGCGCCAGGGCCCTGCCGCGGGCGGCGGCGGCACCGATGGGATCGGGTCGTCGCGCAGGCTCAGCGACTCGAGCGGCGCCGTCGCCGCGTGGTCCGCGACCTGCGCCTTCGCCGAGCCGTTCCCGTTCCCGTTCCCGTTCCGTTTCCCCGGGCTCGACGTCCGCTCCGGCGGACGCTCGCGCTCTTTCGAGGGCTCCTCGGCTGCGTCCCTGGCCTCCCGCGCCTCGTCCGCCTCCGCGGGGACGAGGGGCGGCGGCGGCACGGCGAACGCGGCGACCTCCCGCGTGTCTTTTTCGCGAGGCTCCTGCTTCGGGGGCATCGATGTGATTGTCACACAGTTGGGCCCGGACGGATCATGGGAAGTTCCGGAAGCCTTGCTCGGGCACGACGCCCGCGGTACGAGGCCAGCCGCGTACACCGCTTCGGGGGCTCCACTCCGCGAGCGGAGCTGCGCCCCCGAACCCCCATGTCCACCGATACGACGACCGACACCGGCGAGGCCGAACTCTCCGACGCCGAGCTGCTCGAAAAGACCGAGGCCGCCGCCAAGCGCCTCCGCACCGCCGTGGCCCAGGCCGTCGTTGGCCAGGACGCGGTCGTCGAATCCATGCTCGTCACCCTGGCGGCGCGGGGCCATGCCCTGCTTGTCGGCGTCCCGGGCCTCGCCAAGACCCTGCTCGTGGCCTCCTTGGCCCGCGCCCTCGACCTCTCGTTCGGCCGCGTCCAGTTCACGCCGGACCTCCTGCCGGCCGACATCACCGGCACCGACGTCCTCCACGAGCAACACGGCAGCCGCACGCTGCGCTTCATGCCCGGCCCGATCTTCCACAACCTGATCCTGGCCGACGAAATCAACCGCACGCCCCCGAAGACCCAGGCAGCGCTCCTCGAAGCGATGCAGGAGCGCAAGGTCACGGTCGGCGCCGCGACGCACCCGCTCCCGGATCCCTTCCAGGTGTTCGCGACCCGCAATCCGATCGAGCAGGAGGGCACCTACCCTCTACCCGAGGCCCAGCTCGACCGCTTCCTCCTGGAAATCCACGTCGATTACCCGAGCGAGGAAGAGGAGCGCGAGGTCGCGCGCCGCACCACGAGCGGCAAGGCCCCGCAGATCGAGCCCGTCCTCCATGCCGCCGACGTGCGCGCGATCGGCAAGCTCGTGCCGCGCATCCCCGTCACGGACGAGGCCGTCTCCCTGGCCGTCTCGCTCTGCCGGGCCACGCGCCCCACGGCGGGCAAGGTCGCCCGCGAGGTCAAGGAGTACGTGCGTTACGGCGCCGGCCCGCGCGGCAGCCAGGCCCTCGTCCTCGCCGCCAAGGCCCGCGCCGCCCTCCGCGGCGAGGCCGCCGCCGACGTCGACGACGTCCGCGCCATGCTCGTGCCCGCGCTCCGCCACCGCATCGTCCTCTCCTACCGCGCCGAGGCCGACGGCGTGCGCGACGTCGACGTCCTCGAAGCGGCGGCGAAGAGCTTGCGTTAGGCCGACGCCTGCTGCGGCGGCGCCGCGTCTTCCAGCGAGCTCACGTCGAGCGAGCGCACGATCTCCATCCCCTTCGGCTGGAGCAAAAACCGGAAGCTCACCTCCCGCCGTCCCCCGTCGCCCTCGGCAGGCATGAGACGGATCGCCGCGACCCCGCTCTTCTTGATCCCGGGCCAGGTCACGTCGCCGAGCAGGTTCCGGGCGAGCATCGACAACCCCGGCTCGTGGCCCACGAGCGCGAGCGGCCCGCGCCCGCGATGGGCTTCGATGAGCCGCACGAGATCCGCGAGATCCCCGCTCGGCGCGAGCTCCGGCCGCACGAGGATTTCCTCTTCCAGCCCGAGCTCGGCCGCGAGGATCTCCGCCGTTTGCACCGAGCGCACCAGGCTCGAGGTCCAGATCGCCGTGGGCCTGCGCGACGACCGTTCGTCGAGCCAGCGCGCGACCTTTCGCGACACCCGACGGCCTTTCGCCGTAAGCCACCTGCCTGCGTCGCCGAGCCCGGGAGCGTTCTCCACGGCCTCGCCGTGTCGGAATAGAAGGAGATCCATGGTGTGTGATCTCTACCCCGCGCCGTGAACCGCTGCACGTTCGCCGTTGACCGAGGGAGGCTCGGGAAACGCCGTCGGGGCCTCCGGGGCGCTGCGCGGGATCATGTCCAGAGCGACGCGACTTCCGCGAAACGAGCGAAAGGAACGTGCTTTCGGGGAAAACGCGCTATTCTCCCCCCTGCGGCCGGCCGCCGCGGGTCACGAAGGCACTCGAGCCGGGGAGGACACGATGTTCTTGAGCTCGTCCGAGGAAAGGGTCGCGATGGGGTTTCGTGCCGTGCGAGGGGTGCTCCTCGTCGGCGCGCTTTCTGCCCTCGGGTGTGGGGGCGGCCCGCACTACGTCCGCGCCGCGGCGCCGCTGCCTCCCGATCCGGCGGAGTTCGCTGCGCCCGAGCCCACGGCCATCTACATCATCGTCAACCAGCCCGAGGGTGCCCCGGCGCCCGAGATCGTCCAACAAGACGAAGGCTGGGTCCCGAGCGAGTTCCCCGCGGAAAACCCGTTCCAGCGCGCGCGCACCTGGGTCGGCGACTACGACTGCACGCAAGGCAACACGGGCCTCGCGCTCCGCATCGTCGACGTCCGCGGCCGCGTCGTGCGTGCGGTCTTCGACTTCCAGCACGCCCCCTCGGGCGTGACCGGCTCGTACCTCATCTCCGGCACGTACGAGCCCGAGACCCGCCGCGTGCGCTTCGATCCGAGCCGCTGGATCGTGCAGCCCGAGCACTACATCATGGTCAGCATGGAGGGCGAAATCGCCACCGACAACTCCCTCTTCGCCGGCAAGATCACATACCCGGGCTGCGGGGCATTCCACCTCAAGCCCACGCGATAACGAAGCAAAGAAAAGCGAGCGCGTCGGGCCCACCCTGCCCAAAGCGAGCCCGACGCGCTCCGTTGGTCCTTACCGCAGGAACGCGATGAACGCGTCCGGCCCCTTGCCGCTCGTCAGGTCGCCGGCGCCGAGGTTCATCGTCCCCTCGAACATCCCGGTCAGCACGACGTGCCCGTCGGGCGTCATCGCGATATCGCCGAGCCGCTCGTGCTCCTTGCCGCCGAGCCGCTCACGACGCTCGATGCGCCCTTGTGGGTTCATCCAGGCCACGAACATGTCCTCCTCGCCGGCGCTCGTGAGCTTCTGCCCTCCGAGATCGACCGTGCCCTGGAAATGGCCCCCCAGGACGAGACCGCCGCCCTTCACCGGCGTCGCGAAGACCTGCCCGAGCCGCTCCACCGGGAACACGTCCGCGCGCAGCACCTTGCCTGCGCTGTCGATCAGCACGACCCCGAGGCCCTCGCCCGAGCCACCTTGCGCGGCGAGCGTCTTGCCGAGGAAATCGATCGACCCTGCCACGCTGCCGACGAGGAACGTCCCGTTCTCGCCCGCCTGCATGCTGAACCCGAAGAAGCCGGTCTTGTTCGGCGCGCCTTGCGACCACAGCACCTTGCCCGACGAATCGAGGGCGACGAGCATTTCGCCGTCCGTCGCGCCGGTGTCCGGGAGCGCGC
Protein-coding sequences here:
- a CDS encoding flavohemoglobin expression-modulating QEGLA motif protein → MPPKQEPREKDTREVAAFAVPPPPLVPAEADEAREARDAAEEPSKERERPPERTSSPGKRNGNGNGNGSAKAQVADHAATAPLESLSLRDDPIPSVPPPPAAGPWRSYKEILAKLSQRVLEAQRPIRILQALRWESVVEEQFLRGKQRDLPKVTYASDLGFDADAKIAELEEILRDAERELGKNDRLGNILRQTAAEYRDVVRMLKARGKRDFYKMSRVLYGSPKDKLPDGQTSVRDMGIVLYDVLTAIGGEKLGPPERREITAEMAAMELNARFDRFFGSAAIRVQVDDSILADAAAGSDYVKIRSGATFSTRDIDILEAHEGWVHVATNLNGQAQPVARWLGKGPPRTTAVQEGLAALVEIFTFRSSPRRAKKLNDRILAVDKAEDGASFLDVFEWYRTEGYEEDECFQNARRVFRGGLLEGGGPFTKDACYCKGIVLNYAFMRAAIQQDKAALIPFLFVGKVAHEDVPVLYAHVTDGIVKPPPYLPPLFDDMNGLAIWMCYSSFFSRLGATAIAEHYSKVMAL
- a CDS encoding AAA family ATPase encodes the protein MSTDTTTDTGEAELSDAELLEKTEAAAKRLRTAVAQAVVGQDAVVESMLVTLAARGHALLVGVPGLAKTLLVASLARALDLSFGRVQFTPDLLPADITGTDVLHEQHGSRTLRFMPGPIFHNLILADEINRTPPKTQAALLEAMQERKVTVGAATHPLPDPFQVFATRNPIEQEGTYPLPEAQLDRFLLEIHVDYPSEEEEREVARRTTSGKAPQIEPVLHAADVRAIGKLVPRIPVTDEAVSLAVSLCRATRPTAGKVAREVKEYVRYGAGPRGSQALVLAAKARAALRGEAAADVDDVRAMLVPALRHRIVLSYRAEADGVRDVDVLEAAAKSLR
- a CDS encoding SixA phosphatase family protein, with translation MDLLLFRHGEAVENAPGLGDAGRWLTAKGRRVSRKVARWLDERSSRRPTAIWTSSLVRSVQTAEILAAELGLEEEILVRPELAPSGDLADLVRLIEAHRGRGPLALVGHEPGLSMLARNLLGDVTWPGIKKSGVAAIRLMPAEGDGGRREVSFRFLLQPKGMEIVRSLDVSSLEDAAPPQQASA